The Bacteroidia bacterium genomic interval AGATTGCGATCCAACCTATTCGCCACATGCTAGTCATAAGGTTTGGCTGTTTCATAAAGACAGAATTATGCGATGAATTGATAGAATAAGTATACAATTTTTCTTTAGTAGCCTGACAAGTGAAAAATGTAATGTTGACATAGGTCTTTTATTTGGGGTCTTATAGAATAGCAGCTTTAGAAAACACAATATGTTAGTTAGGACTTTCGGGAGTGCGGTTGAAGGAATTCATGCCTCCCAGATCACGATAGAAGTTAATGTTGCTCCAGGGCAGTTCGGCTTGGTCATTGTCGGTTTACCTGACAATGCGGTTAAGGAATCCTGGGCTCGGATTCTGACTGCTTTCCGGAACAATGATCTCATTTTCCCCAGAAGTAAAGTGGTTGTGAATATGGCGCCTGCGGATATTCGGAAGGTAGGTTCGGCTTATGACCTGCCGATTGCACTTGGGGTTTTGGCGGGAGATGGGCAAATCCGTTCAGATATGATCGGGGATTATGTGATTATGGGAGAAATGTCGCTAGATGGGAGTTTGCAAAGCCTTAGAGGGGCGCTTCCCATGGCGATTGAGGCTCGAAAAGCAGGTTTCAAAGGAATCATTCTTCCCACCCAAAATGCAAGCGAAGCAGCTATTGTAAATAAACTGGAGGTGATCGGGGTTGAGAGTTTTGTGGAGGCTGCACAGTTTTTGAATGAGGAAATAGCCATTGAACCTACGCAAAGAGATACACGGGAAATCTTTTTTCAGCAACAGAGATCTTTTGAGCATGACTTTGCAGATGTAAAAGGGCAGGAAAATGTAAAGCGTGCACTCGAAATTGCGGCAGCCGGAGGACATAATGTGATTATGATCGGGCCTCCCGGTGCAGGTAAAACCATGCTTGCCAAAAGATTGCCGAGTATTTTGCCTCCTTTGAGTCTGGAAGAAGCTTTGGAGACCACCAAAATCCATTCTGTAGTAGGGCTATTGTCAGAAAAGGCTGCTTTGGTTGCTGAGCGTCCTTTTCGAAGTCCGCATCATACCATCAGTGATGTGGCATTGGTTGGGGGAGGAGGGAATCCGCAGCCGGGTGAAATCAGTCTGGCCCATAATGGCGTTTTGTTTTTGGATGAATTGCCGGAGTTTAAGCGATCAGTTTTGGAGGTTTTGAGGCAGCCGCTGGAGGAACGAAAGATTACGGTATCCCGAGCAAAAAGCACCGTAGATTTTCCCTGTTCATTCCTTCTTATCAGTTCCGCTAATCCTTGGGGGTGTGTTGCCATTCTGTCATCAATTCAGAGGAATTGAGAAAAAATGGGGTGGTAGCCGGAGAATAGAGGAGGATTATCTCTATTTCACCTTCCGGGTCAATCACAATGGAATCGGTTACCGTTTCTACAAATGATCGTTTCTCTTCAAATGACATCTGGGGCCATTGGTCATAAAACAGCTTCGCGTCAGCGAATACCTGATCGCTTGATTCCAGCTGGACTTTTAGAGCGGTAATCTCTCCTTCCAATAAAGATATCTGAGTTTTGATTTGTTCAGCTTGTTCATAGACGGGTTGATAGTGTTCTTGGAAGGCGTTTTCCGGGATGTGGTTGTTCACCCGTAGGTCAATGATGGTGTCGAGTTTCTGTTTGAGCGTCTTGTATTCTTTCTGAAGAAGGTTGAGTTGGTCTTCTCGTTCGGTGATCATCTCAATGGCTTTACTGAGCCAAACTTGGATTTGTTCATCCGTTACCAGGAAGGATTCCAGGTGATGATGGAAGATGTCTTCTAGGTCTTCTTCTCTGATCTTGTTTCTACACTGGTAGCAGATGTACTTGGGTGAATTTGATGGTACATACATCTTGTGGCCACAACTACACTGGACAATACTGGTGAAGAGATGAGTTCCCTTTTTGGTTCGTGGTTTACGGCTAGCAGTTTGCTCATCCATGATGGCATTGACCTTGTCCCACAGTTCTTCTGAGACAATGGCTGGTGAGTCAACGATTATCCACTCTTTAGGATCTTTGAGATCCCATTGTAAACCTTTACCCCTACTTTTGGTGTAGTTCATTCTCCGTTTACCTTTGGCTACCGGATCACGCAATAATCTATCGACTGAGCTATCAGAGAACTTTCTTCCCTTCCGCGTACGATAGCCTTGTTCGTTGAGCAGTCTGGCAACGGTCTTTTTGCGTTTGTGCTCAGCGTACAACTCAAACATGAGTTTTCTCACCGGAGCTTCGTTATCATCAATAACGAGTTTCTTATCAACATACTTGTAGCCATAAGGCGCTTGTCCGCCGGTCGTTTTACCAAGTTGTGCTCTGATCGGAACTGAAGCCGCGACCCTGGCTGAGATTTCTTCACGTTCCCATTGAGCCATGGCTGCAATGATAGTGTAGAACAAACGGCCGGCAGGACTGGAGGTATCAATCTTTTCTTGGAGCGATACCAGATAAGCATTATAGGATTCAAAGTGCTCAGAGAATGTGAGGAGTTCAGAGGTATTCCTGGCTAATCGAGCCAATTTAGAGAAGATAAGATGGGTAATGCGACCATGAGCGACATCCGCCAGCATTCTTTTCGCCTCAGGATGATCACTGACTGATTTACCACTGACACCTTCTAAGTGATAGACCGTGGTAATCTCCCATCCATTAGCTTTGGCATAGGCTCTTGCACGTTCTTCATGGTGTTCAGGGCTTTCTCCTTTGGCTTGTTCTTCGGTGGATACACGTATCCATATACCAACGCGGGCTGATTCCTTGTTCATATATTTTAATATTCCTTGATGAGAAATTTAGGATCAACCTTGAGGACTTCGGATAAGGTTCGTACCATACTTAAATTCAGTTTGCGTTTGCCGTCTAGGATGTCAGTTACTCGACCCCGATGACCATTAAAGGCTAGCTTAGCCAGATCAGCTCGGCTGAGTCCCATCTGTTCCATCCGGTATGTGATCATCTCAATTGGGTTGGCTTCAGTCAGTGGATACTGCTTGCGTTCATACTCTGAAACCAAAAGCGTTAGGATGTCGAGTTCGTAGTATTCCGGGGTGCCTTCTTCGGCATCCCAAATCTCTTCGATACGCTTGGAGGCTTTATCGACATCAGCATCAGTTAATATAGGGTGAATGACGATTTCCATATCTACACAGTATTAGGATCAATTTTGTCATAGTCAGCATGGGTACCCACAAAGCGCACATACAATCGGCCACCGTTGTAGTGAATAACTACCACCAAGCGATAACTTCCTCCGCCCAGGCGAAAGACCGCTCGATTGTTAGGTAGTATGCTGGCTGATGGGTACATGGCGCGTAAGTCATTGGGTGTTGTCCAGTTTGCTTGTCGGACTTCCTTTATCCATTCGGTAAAGGTTGGTTCAGCATTGGGATGGGATCGAAAGAAATCCCGAATCCGTTTTTCGGTAATGATTCTCATGTATACGGAAGGGTTTAAGTTTTGTTCCCATATTGGGCACATTTAATACAAAACACTCCACCGGGACTGGTATCCAGGTGGAGTGAGATTAGGACTGGTATTCGGCTAACATGCCTTGAGCACGCAGAACCGTCTTGAGCTTTTGAATAGTGGTGCCTCTGATTTGACCTTCAGGGCCATCGTACTGATCAATGACCTGCCGGTTGGTATGTCCAGCCAGGATGAGATCAACCGCTTCTTTCCATTTGGCCAGAAATTGAGCATCGGAGAGAGACATAGCGCTATCCTCCTGACTGCCCTGATAGAAACCGATGGGCATGCCGTGCGTGTGGCCATTTGAGGCATAGCTAGGGGTAGCGCTACCCCTAACGCCACCTGATTGGGTCGCCAAGGCACGATCCACGTAATGCTGGACAATGAAGCAGATCAAAAAGGCAATCGGATAAGCAAACCAGACCAGTCGGATATGGCTCCGTCGCTTGACCGCTACTTCCTCTTCAAAGCGTCCCTGATCAGATTGATGCTCTGCCATAGCTGAGTTCATCAACGTGGTTTGTTGCTGTCTAAGCGCAGAAATATCTGCCGTAAGCGATTGTTGGTACTTACGACCATCTGCCGTGAGATACCCCTTCCAGCAGTAGCCTTTGATACCACAGGAGGTCAGTTGAGTAAGGATGGTTTCCCTTTCCTTGATAGACGCTTGAAGCTTATCAAAGACATGTTCACTGCGGTTCTCCGTAATAGCTTCGGTGGTGATGACGGCCACGTAATCTACCCCCTTGAGATTGGCGTAGATGTCCAGACACAGAAAGCCAATGAGTACTAGGACAACTGCAATAAACATTGGCTCATGGCCTTTGGTCTTGTGATCACGACCAGCAATGTAGTCGAGGATGGTTCCTGTCAGGGATGACATGAGGAGATAGACAGTGATCGCAATTGCGGAAGTGGTAATGATCGGGAGGGCTGATGAACTCCACGGCGTGAATCGTTCCAGAAGCACGCGATAGAAGTTAATCGACATGAAGGCGTTGTAGGCCAGGATCAGTATGGCCATGATAATTCCTGAGCAAAAGACCCAGAAATATCTCCGAATAGTGAGAGAGTTTTTCAGTTTTCCGGTGAAGGCCAGGAAGATGACTTGGAATTGATCAAACATGGGCCACCTCCTTTCTCGTTAAGACGGGAACCTCTGCCTTGCAGAGGCTATCCCAAATGGTTAGCTTTGTCATTGACTTCGGTCATTAAGGCCCCAGTTGTAACGTTTAGCCGACGAGCACTGGGGTCATTAATTTTACAAATCTGTTGTTGTCTCCTCGATAAAGCGGTCAAAGTCTTCCTTTTTGATTACAATCCGACCTTGTTTTTTCTTAGCTGGTAATTTCTTGCCCGCTAATCCTCGCCGTATCCAGGTGTAAATAGTTCTCACGCTAACTCCGGCCATTTTTGCTACTTCATTGGGAGTTAGCTCTGTCATACTAATTAATTAGTCTTACATACTATGAATCATTTGAATCATTTGAATAAAGGTAGTCATTTTGTTGCTGGTGTCCAAAGTCATCATTCAATTTCCCCAACCAATTACCTTTCTTCACCCACATATTCATTCTCTTTTTCTTTTATATATTTTCTTTATATAGCATTCCCTTTTTCCCACTTTTTACGGAAGAAAGTACGCAGAAATGTTTACCGAATGACACAATACTTGTTTCCTTTTTTCACAATCTGGACTGAATGTGTTGAAGATTTTCCCACTAATCCAAAAAAAAGTTTGTGGTGATATTTCCGTTGATTTGGTGTCATGAGAGGATTCCCCTTCTCGTCAGTAACTGTGATAATATTACGGTTAATTAAGCCAGTAATGGCCTGAGAAATGGCTTTGCGTGAGAGACCAGTCAGTTGACTTAATCTCACCTGTGAGAGCCAGACTCGTTTCCGTCTTTGTTTATTTTTTTTATCTATGAGATACCCCAGAGTTTGGCGAACTACAACCAGGAGAACTTTGAGTTCCCCTGGCTTGAGGTCGCGTAGGTACACATCAAATACCTCATTTGGTACGGGAGTAGTGTAGCGCATACGCTGATTATGTAATTAAGCTGATAAGGTTTAGTCAATGACGAGAAGATCGTCGCTGGTATCATTTTGTTCTGGAAGAACAATGAAATCCGTATTGGGAAGGAAGAAAAGCTTGAGATACTTTCCCCCATTATCCGTTACCTTAATTTCACCAATTTTGAACCAACGGGTTTTATCTTCGCCGTTATGACGGTATTCTTTTTTGGAAAAGACTTGATAGAACTTCATGGTTTTGTGAGCACACCCTATAGTTGATAGCGTATTAATTAGTTAGTAATTTCAGCACGCTGAAAAATGGCAAAGAGTCTCATCAGAGAAGCAACCTCTTCCCGTGCCGTAGTTTCGTCAAGGTTCTCATTAAAATCTTCACTCATAATCCGTATATATTCCTCAATGGTTTCATCGGATGGAGTCATCGTAATGAAAATTAGTGTAGTAATCTGCTTGGCCAAGCATGATTTGAGTATGAGAGTTGGAAGCCTTCCAAGACATGGTTTACCCACAAGTAAAAAGCCCTTATCAGGCAAGGGCTTTGATTGTATTCCCCAATTACTCCGTACTTTCAGACTCTTCCCTTTTTCCTACTCCACGTTCTGATTAGCTCAAGTCCTCCCGCAGCCGTACCGTTACACCCGAAATAGGAATGACATATCCATCTTCATCCAATTCAAGTAAACGACTAAACGAATACTTAGTCTTTGCAAAGAATTTGAAACGTTTATCCAAAGTAATATAGCGGTAGGTGCTACGGAAGTCAGATATAGGAGCAAAACCATCTTTAGCCAGGGCATACCAGAGCTTGCCGGATTTCGTCCTTCTGCTCATCACTAATGGCTCATTGTATTGCTCATTTAAGAAGACATACATATGATCCTGGTCTGATGGCTCAATTTCAATAACACTAATACTTTTGTTCCAGAACATGAGGTTATTTTTTGGCTTAGGTGGCACTAGGGTAAATCTCAGATGAGCATCAAGTTCGAGTTGGTCATAACCCCACCAGTGCATGATTTCTGTCTCAGAGCTTTCTGAATCAGGTTTAGGTGGAGCCACCTCAAAACCATCGAGAGTTAATTCTTCCTTTAGCGCCATGGTAATGAGATGTTCAAAGAATGGTAGTTGGTATTCTCCTTTACGCCAAAGATCATATTCATACTTGAATTGCTTGCGAAAGACGTCAGTCAATTGATCTTGTAATTTACCAGAGTTGGTGGTTCGTGAACCCAGGGTATACGCCAAGTGCTTACCTTGTCTGAAGGTGAGGGTTTTGAAAAACTTCTCCAGTAATCGGTTAGTGAATGCATAACCAAAGACACTTTTCCTTCCATTAAGACGTCCAGCTTTGTAGTCTCGGCAATAGGTAGTCAGTGTCTTTCTAAGTTTTCTTTTCTCAACATCTATGAGGCAATGAAAAAATCCAGGTGCTCGCAAAGCATTCTGGATTGAGATGGGTAGTGGTTTTTTGATCAGAATAAATTCTCCATTTCCCTCCTTATTTATGTGATCAGCAAAAGGGCCAGAGATAATGGTATAGACATCTTCAGGAGAAAAATCGGTTGGTACCTCATGGAGATTCCATCTGGTATCAAAGTCTCCGTGAGCGTAAAAGAGCGGATCAAGAATAACCTTTTTGATAGTGATGCCAATGTCAGTCAAGTTGAGCAAACAGATGAAGGTGCGGTAGGCTTCCCATGAATGAGTGATAACCGTATGCGGATACTTAATGGGATAGATGAGATCCGATAAAGGAATGCTCTGCTTGGGATTTTGGCGTAAAAGATGATACGCAATCAGGAGTTTTCTACCCGACCAGAATGGATTTATGGTGCTGTTAAGGATGGCAACCATAAGTTTCAACCAAGACTTTAAGTATATCCCACAATCCCCAAAAAGATCATTGCAAACTGGGAATAGTGACGGTATAACGTGACAGCGTATCGTTATGTGATATGCTTAATTATGAGCACAACCCGATAGCACTTCAAGCATATGCAAACATATGAAAGTGTACGGTATTTCCTCTATGCCAGGAAATCCAGCGATTCAGAAGATCGCCAAATGGCTTCTATCCCCGATCAAATTGAAGTCATGACCCAACTTGCCAAACAACGTGGCATTACTATTACTGACATCATAACCGAATCAAAATCAGCCAAGCAGCCAGGACGTCCTGCGTTTAATGACATGATGAACCGGATTAAGTGCGGTGAAGCTGATGGCCTTTTGTGTTGGAAACTTAATCGACTAGCTCGTAATCC includes:
- a CDS encoding recombinase family protein, with the translated sequence MNKESARVGIWIRVSTEEQAKGESPEHHEERARAYAKANGWEITTVYHLEGVSGKSVSDHPEAKRMLADVAHGRITHLIFSKLARLARNTSELLTFSEHFESYNAYLVSLQEKIDTSSPAGRLFYTIIAAMAQWEREEISARVAASVPIRAQLGKTTGGQAPYGYKYVDKKLVIDDNEAPVRKLMFELYAEHKRKKTVARLLNEQGYRTRKGRKFSDSSVDRLLRDPVAKGKRRMNYTKSRGKGLQWDLKDPKEWIIVDSPAIVSEELWDKVNAIMDEQTASRKPRTKKGTHLFTSIVQCSCGHKMYVPSNSPKYICYQCRNKIREEDLEDIFHHHLESFLVTDEQIQVWLSKAIEMITEREDQLNLLQKEYKTLKQKLDTIIDLRVNNHIPENAFQEHYQPVYEQAEQIKTQISLLEGEITALKVQLESSDQVFADAKLFYDQWPQMSFEEKRSFVETVTDSIVIDPEGEIEIILLYSPATTPFFLNSSELMTEWQHTPKD
- a CDS encoding type II toxin-antitoxin system HigB family toxin; its protein translation is MRIITEKRIRDFFRSHPNAEPTFTEWIKEVRQANWTTPNDLRAMYPSASILPNNRAVFRLGGGSYRLVVVIHYNGGRLYVRFVGTHADYDKIDPNTV
- a CDS encoding helix-turn-helix domain-containing protein, with the protein product MTELTPNEVAKMAGVSVRTIYTWIRRGLAGKKLPAKKKQGRIVIKKEDFDRFIEETTTDL
- a CDS encoding replication protein translates to MRYTTPVPNEVFDVYLRDLKPGELKVLLVVVRQTLGYLIDKKNKQRRKRVWLSQVRLSQLTGLSRKAISQAITGLINRNIITVTDEKGNPLMTPNQRKYHHKLFFGLVGKSSTHSVQIVKKGNKYCVIR